One stretch of Amycolatopsis tolypomycina DNA includes these proteins:
- a CDS encoding S9 family peptidase: MGKLTAEAVVDRWVPQTPHVSPDGRWVVFASSPVGRPGEHPVSGLWLAPADGSEPPREFAAAGAEDREPRWGSDSAGVYFLSDRAERGTAQLYRAGLAGEPERLTDWPTGVTGYVLLPDSGAVVLIAPEEKETTADPRVRVVRGGPAGSRPTWDSAERPDRLWLLDLSARAVRPLGDFGSRHVVEATLRPDGHTLAVLTWSVADREPGLYEPGLHLVDPATGARQELGVPALETEALTWWRDDSGWRLAYLGITPPGLIGGRAVFDAADHRNLTAGMSVCPIELARAGDDRLLALFAEGLDTTIRRLEPDGGTFAELRRATGSLLDLSASGDSVAVVGSSATEPEAVHCGPPGGPLVRLGDPPRHEIRWGTQERLSYRAEDGLELDGLLVLPPGRTRADGPFPLVTLVHGGPYDRWADRFQLGWFRNGQWLAAAGFAAFLPNPRGGLGHGHAFAASVAGDVGGAEFTDLLTGIDLLVEAGVADPDRLGIAGGSHGGFVAAWAVTQTDRFKAAVVNAGIADWPLLAATGECGRYDRALGGRENSPIAYADRIATPVLIVHGEDDTNVPLSQAELLHHALGDRPHEFVVYPREGHSLRERGHQLDYLHRIRAWFSDLLA; the protein is encoded by the coding sequence ATGGGGAAGCTGACGGCGGAGGCCGTGGTCGACCGGTGGGTACCGCAGACGCCGCATGTCTCACCGGACGGCCGGTGGGTGGTGTTCGCGAGTTCGCCGGTGGGCAGGCCCGGCGAGCACCCGGTGAGCGGGCTGTGGCTGGCGCCCGCGGACGGGAGCGAGCCGCCCCGGGAGTTCGCCGCCGCCGGCGCGGAGGACCGGGAGCCGCGGTGGGGGTCCGATTCCGCCGGGGTGTACTTCCTTTCCGACCGCGCCGAACGCGGGACGGCGCAGCTGTACCGCGCCGGTCTGGCCGGCGAGCCGGAGCGGCTGACGGACTGGCCCACCGGCGTCACCGGCTACGTGCTGCTGCCGGACTCCGGCGCGGTGGTGCTCATCGCGCCGGAGGAGAAGGAAACGACGGCCGATCCCCGGGTGCGCGTGGTGCGCGGCGGACCGGCCGGTTCCCGCCCCACGTGGGACTCGGCCGAACGGCCCGACCGGCTCTGGCTCCTCGACCTCTCGGCCCGCGCCGTCCGCCCGCTCGGCGACTTCGGCTCGCGTCACGTCGTGGAAGCCACCCTGCGGCCCGACGGCCACACCCTCGCCGTGCTCACCTGGTCCGTCGCCGACCGGGAGCCCGGGCTCTACGAACCCGGGCTCCACCTCGTCGACCCCGCCACCGGTGCCCGGCAGGAGCTCGGCGTCCCGGCGCTGGAGACCGAGGCGCTGACCTGGTGGCGCGACGACAGCGGCTGGCGCCTGGCCTACCTCGGCATCACCCCGCCCGGCCTGATCGGCGGCCGCGCTGTCTTCGACGCCGCCGACCACCGGAACCTCACCGCCGGGATGAGCGTCTGCCCGATCGAGCTGGCCAGGGCAGGCGACGACCGGCTGCTGGCCCTGTTCGCCGAAGGCCTCGACACCACGATCCGGCGCCTCGAGCCCGACGGCGGCACCTTCGCCGAACTCCGCCGCGCGACCGGCAGCCTGCTGGACCTGAGCGCGAGCGGAGACAGCGTCGCCGTCGTCGGGAGCTCCGCCACCGAGCCCGAAGCCGTCCACTGTGGACCACCCGGTGGTCCGCTCGTCCGGCTCGGCGACCCGCCGCGGCACGAAATCCGGTGGGGCACCCAGGAACGGCTGTCCTACCGCGCCGAAGACGGGCTGGAGCTCGACGGCCTGCTCGTGCTCCCGCCCGGCCGGACCCGCGCCGACGGGCCCTTCCCGCTGGTCACCCTGGTCCACGGCGGCCCGTACGACCGCTGGGCCGACCGGTTCCAGCTCGGCTGGTTCCGCAACGGCCAGTGGCTGGCGGCGGCCGGGTTCGCGGCGTTCCTCCCGAACCCACGCGGCGGCCTCGGTCACGGGCACGCCTTCGCGGCGAGCGTCGCCGGCGACGTCGGGGGCGCGGAGTTCACCGACCTCCTCACCGGGATCGACCTGCTCGTCGAGGCCGGCGTCGCCGACCCGGACCGGCTCGGCATCGCCGGCGGGAGCCACGGCGGGTTCGTGGCCGCCTGGGCCGTCACGCAGACGGACCGCTTCAAGGCGGCCGTGGTCAACGCCGGCATCGCCGACTGGCCGCTGCTCGCCGCGACCGGGGAGTGCGGCCGCTACGACCGCGCCCTCGGCGGCCGGGAGAACAGCCCGATCGCGTATGCGGACCGGATCGCGACCCCGGTCCTCATCGTGCACGGCGAGGACGACACGAACGTCCCGCTGTCGCAGGCCGAACTCCTGCACCACGCCCTCGGCGACCGGCCGCACGAGTTCGTCGTCTACCCCCGGGAGGGCCACTCCCTCCGCGAACGCGGCCACCAGCTCGACTACCTGCACCGCATCCGCGCCTGGTTCTCGGACCTGCTCGCCTAG
- a CDS encoding DUF6292 family protein produces MSILIDFGRDTEFSFERRLRGYVGAVARAVGVGLESCTLDVGTPAAAYIALDWRLSRFPDHDLALVWDEVHGWAAAIEDTTGATVLCHLGGEVLPEPRAVVRFLAAVRADDPDAGTLEAPVLREAGDHERLLAMVPTGRS; encoded by the coding sequence TTGAGCATTCTGATCGACTTCGGGCGCGACACGGAGTTCTCGTTCGAGCGGCGGTTGCGCGGCTACGTGGGGGCGGTGGCCCGGGCCGTGGGGGTGGGCCTGGAGTCGTGCACGCTCGACGTCGGCACGCCCGCGGCGGCGTACATCGCCCTCGACTGGCGCCTGTCCCGCTTCCCGGACCACGACCTGGCCCTGGTCTGGGACGAGGTCCACGGCTGGGCGGCGGCGATCGAGGACACGACCGGCGCGACGGTGCTGTGCCACCTCGGCGGCGAGGTCCTCCCGGAGCCCCGGGCGGTGGTCCGGTTCCTGGCGGCGGTGCGCGCGGACGATCCGGACGCCGGCACCCTGGAGGCCCCGGTCCTGCGCGAGGCCGGCGACCACGAGCGCCTGCTGGCCATGGTTCCCACCGGCCGGAGCTGA
- a CDS encoding cold-shock protein yields the protein MAQGSVKWFNGEKGFGFIAQDGGGPDVFVHYSEIQGSGFKSLDEGQRVEFEIGQGQKGPQAQRVSVI from the coding sequence ATGGCTCAGGGCAGTGTCAAGTGGTTCAACGGCGAAAAGGGCTTCGGCTTCATCGCGCAGGATGGCGGGGGTCCGGACGTGTTCGTCCACTACTCCGAGATCCAGGGCAGCGGCTTCAAGTCGCTCGACGAGGGTCAGCGCGTGGAGTTCGAAATCGGCCAGGGCCAGAAGGGCCCGCAGGCCCAGCGCGTCAGCGTCATCTGA
- a CDS encoding FAD-binding oxidoreductase, whose translation MTTDQAGVPEARPGPAFPAHEARVDALRQQLTAIGGDTTIRLAKRTSNLFRSRAAAKHPGLDVSGFTHVLRVDPENRTADVEGMVTYEQLVDATLPHGLMPLVVPQLKTITLGGAVTGLGIESSSFRNGMPHESVLELEVLTGDGEIVVATPDNEHRDLFHGFPNSYGTLGYALRLRILLEPVKPFVKLRHVRHHDRGKYFAALGEICATSEHEGEHVDFVDGTVFGPDELYLTLGTFTDTAPATSDYTWLDIYYRSIQRRETDHLTVRDYLWRWDTDWFWCSRAFGVQHRLPRLLLGRRFLRSSVYWKAVALDRRFRIAERLLKLRRLPPEETIVQDIEVPLDRAAEFLEFFEREIPISPVWICPLRQRPGGVRWPLYELDPQQLYVNFGFWSAVPLDPGERDGVHNRMVEAEVTRLGGHKSLYSDSFYTEDEFWRLYNGDAYRKLKRAYDPRERLLGLYEKCVRRR comes from the coding sequence GTGACCACCGATCAGGCGGGGGTGCCCGAAGCCCGTCCGGGCCCGGCCTTCCCCGCGCACGAAGCCCGCGTCGACGCCCTGAGACAGCAGCTCACCGCCATCGGCGGTGACACCACCATCCGGCTGGCGAAACGGACGTCCAACCTCTTCCGTTCGCGTGCCGCGGCGAAGCACCCCGGCCTCGACGTCTCCGGGTTCACCCACGTGCTGCGGGTGGACCCGGAAAACCGCACCGCCGACGTCGAAGGCATGGTCACCTACGAGCAGCTCGTCGACGCCACGCTGCCGCACGGCCTGATGCCGCTGGTCGTGCCGCAGCTGAAGACGATCACCCTCGGCGGCGCGGTGACCGGGCTCGGCATCGAGTCCTCGTCGTTCCGCAACGGCATGCCGCACGAATCGGTGCTGGAGCTCGAGGTCCTCACCGGCGACGGCGAGATCGTCGTCGCCACGCCGGACAACGAGCACCGCGACCTGTTCCACGGCTTCCCCAACTCCTACGGCACCCTCGGCTACGCGCTGCGGCTGCGGATCCTCCTGGAGCCGGTGAAGCCGTTCGTGAAGCTGCGGCACGTCCGCCACCACGACCGCGGCAAGTACTTCGCGGCGCTGGGCGAGATCTGCGCGACGAGCGAACACGAGGGCGAGCACGTCGATTTCGTCGACGGCACGGTCTTCGGCCCGGACGAGCTGTACCTGACCCTCGGGACGTTCACCGACACCGCACCGGCCACGAGCGACTACACCTGGCTGGACATCTACTACCGCTCCATCCAGCGGCGCGAGACCGACCACCTCACCGTCCGGGACTACCTCTGGCGCTGGGACACCGACTGGTTCTGGTGCTCGCGCGCGTTCGGCGTCCAGCACCGGCTGCCGCGGCTGCTGCTCGGCCGCCGGTTCCTGCGGTCGTCGGTGTACTGGAAGGCCGTTGCGCTCGACCGCCGGTTCCGGATCGCCGAGCGGCTGCTGAAGCTCCGGCGGCTGCCGCCGGAGGAGACGATCGTGCAGGACATCGAGGTCCCGCTCGACCGGGCCGCGGAGTTCCTCGAATTCTTCGAACGCGAGATCCCGATCAGCCCGGTCTGGATCTGCCCGCTGCGGCAGCGGCCCGGCGGCGTCCGCTGGCCGCTGTACGAACTGGATCCGCAGCAGCTGTACGTCAACTTCGGGTTCTGGTCGGCCGTGCCGCTGGACCCCGGCGAGCGCGACGGCGTGCACAACCGGATGGTCGAAGCCGAGGTCACCCGGCTCGGCGGGCACAAGTCGCTCTACTCCGACAGCTTCTACACCGAGGACGAGTTCTGGCGGCTGTACAACGGCGACGCCTACCGGAAGCTCAAGCGCGCCTACGACCCGCGCGAGCGGCTGCTCGGCCTCTACGAAAAATGCGTCCGCCGCCGGTGA
- a CDS encoding HAMP domain-containing protein has translation MVDGVRPGAGTDASGVGEAGEQELRRLLAGLTAVRDGDFGIRLPGGADGLLGEIATVFNGMADQLSLFTSEVTRVAREVGSEGQLGGQAKVPGVSGTWKDLTDSVNAMAGNLTTQVRDIAQVATAVAKGDLSQKIDVDARGEILELKDTVNTMVDQLSSFADEVTRVAREVGSEGRLGGQAQVPGVGGVWRDLTDSVNFMAGNLTDQVRNIAQVTTAVAKGDLSQKITVDARGEILELKNTINTMVDQLSSFADEVTRVAREVGTEGRLGGQADVKGVSGTWRDLTDSVNFMAGNLTDQVRNIAQVATAVAKGDLSQKINVTARGEVLELKDTLNTMVDQLSAFADEVTRVAREVGTEGRLGGQADVKGVSGTWKDLTESVNVMADNLTAQVRSIAQVTTAVARGDLSQKIRVDARGEILELKDTINTMVDQLSAFADEVTRVAREVGTEGNLGGQATVRGVSGTWKNLTDNVNVMASNLTGQVRSIAQVATAVARGDLSRKITVEAKGEVAALADVINTMVDTLSAFADEVTRVAREVGTEGMLGGQARVPNVAGTWKDLTDNVNSMANNLTGQVRNIAQVTTAVAQGDLTRKIDVDARGEILELKTTINTMVDQLSAFAAEVTRVAREVGSEGRLGGQAEVEGVSGTWKRLTENVNELAGNLTRQVRAIAEVTSAVAEGDLTRSITVDASGEVAELKDNINSMVESLRETTRANQEQDWLKSNLATITGLMQGRRDLAVVAAAVMDELVPLVNAQYGAFYLADDTAEVPELRLVGAYGHPDDGDGPAVRFRVGQSLVGQAARSRRAIAVDDVPPGYATISSGLGSTVPASLIVLPIVVEDQVLGVIELASVHGFTPVHRAFLELLMEQIGVNVNSIVANARTDELLGESQRLTAELQARSEELQARQEELQSSNAELEEKAALLVTQNRDIETKNLEIEQARQELEARAQQLTLASKYKSEFLANMSHELRTPLNSLLILAQLLAQNPTRNLTAKQVEYAGIIHSAGSDLLQLINDILDLSKVEAGKMDVTPEQVSLRGLLDYVEATFRPMTSQRNLDFRITVAPGSPPELLTDDSRLRQVLRNLLSNAVKFTEVGGIELHIEPVDPERLPRPLRVHGPAVAFRVTDTGIGIAEHQLESIFGAFQQADGTTSRKYGGTGLGLSISREIAQLLGGVITAESTLGEGSTFTFALPVARPDFAPGSASEPPSTAVVVTDSGAAVPASGPRAHRRLLVVEERQHGLLTLVAESAAADLADSRDIGLSPADVEVVTAVGTQEAAAALATDAYHCVVLDLDLPDRTAFSFLDAMQGDSALRLVPVLAHNSRRLDGELEQLVQSRADVPSLEVLSGLDELRERIALHLSAEEPGAVLPLVRPDEPAAPVRAADVDTTLAGRTVLIVDDDPRNVYALTGILELHGMQVLHAEDGRKGVETVASHPGIDLILMDVMMPEMDGYTATAKIRAMPEHAGIPIVAVTAKAMPGDREKSLASGATDYVTKPVDADDLITRIKRHVTA, from the coding sequence ATGGTCGACGGCGTGCGCCCGGGGGCGGGGACGGACGCCTCGGGCGTGGGCGAGGCCGGGGAGCAGGAGCTGCGCCGGCTGCTGGCCGGCCTGACCGCCGTCCGCGACGGCGACTTCGGCATCCGGCTGCCGGGCGGGGCCGACGGCCTGCTCGGGGAGATCGCCACGGTCTTCAACGGCATGGCCGACCAGCTCTCGCTGTTCACCTCCGAGGTCACCCGCGTCGCGCGGGAGGTCGGCAGCGAGGGGCAGCTCGGCGGCCAGGCGAAGGTCCCCGGCGTGTCCGGCACCTGGAAGGACCTCACCGATTCGGTGAACGCCATGGCCGGCAACCTCACCACCCAGGTGCGTGACATCGCCCAGGTGGCGACCGCGGTGGCCAAGGGCGACCTGTCGCAGAAGATCGACGTCGACGCCCGGGGCGAAATCCTGGAGCTCAAGGACACCGTCAACACGATGGTGGACCAGCTGTCGTCGTTCGCGGACGAGGTCACCCGGGTGGCGCGCGAAGTGGGCAGCGAAGGCCGCCTCGGCGGCCAGGCCCAGGTCCCCGGCGTCGGCGGCGTCTGGCGCGACCTCACCGATTCGGTGAACTTCATGGCCGGGAACCTGACCGACCAGGTCCGCAACATCGCCCAGGTGACGACCGCGGTGGCGAAGGGCGACCTGAGCCAGAAGATCACCGTCGACGCGCGCGGCGAGATCCTCGAACTCAAGAACACCATCAACACGATGGTCGACCAGCTGTCGTCGTTCGCCGACGAAGTCACGAGAGTGGCGCGCGAGGTGGGCACCGAGGGCCGCCTCGGCGGCCAGGCGGACGTCAAGGGCGTCTCGGGCACCTGGCGCGACCTCACCGACTCGGTGAACTTCATGGCGGGCAACCTGACCGACCAGGTCCGCAACATCGCCCAGGTCGCCACCGCGGTGGCCAAGGGCGACCTGTCGCAGAAGATCAACGTCACCGCCCGCGGCGAGGTCCTGGAGCTCAAGGACACGCTGAACACGATGGTGGATCAGCTGTCCGCGTTCGCGGACGAGGTCACCCGGGTGGCGCGCGAAGTGGGTACCGAGGGCAGGCTGGGCGGCCAGGCCGACGTCAAGGGCGTCTCCGGCACCTGGAAGGACCTCACCGAGTCGGTCAACGTCATGGCCGACAACCTCACCGCGCAGGTCCGCTCGATCGCCCAGGTCACCACCGCGGTCGCCCGCGGCGACCTGTCCCAGAAGATCCGCGTCGACGCCCGCGGCGAGATCCTCGAGCTGAAGGACACCATCAACACGATGGTCGACCAGCTGTCCGCGTTCGCGGACGAGGTCACCCGGGTGGCGCGCGAGGTCGGCACCGAGGGCAACCTCGGCGGCCAGGCGACCGTCCGCGGCGTGTCCGGGACGTGGAAGAACCTCACCGACAACGTCAACGTGATGGCGTCCAACCTGACCGGCCAGGTCCGCTCGATCGCCCAGGTCGCCACCGCGGTCGCCCGCGGCGACCTCTCGCGGAAGATCACCGTCGAGGCCAAGGGCGAGGTCGCGGCACTGGCCGACGTCATCAACACGATGGTCGACACGCTGTCGGCGTTCGCGGACGAGGTCACCCGCGTGGCCCGCGAGGTCGGCACCGAAGGCATGCTCGGCGGCCAGGCGCGGGTGCCGAACGTGGCCGGCACCTGGAAGGACCTCACCGACAACGTCAACTCGATGGCGAACAACCTCACCGGGCAGGTCCGCAACATCGCCCAGGTGACCACCGCCGTCGCCCAGGGCGACCTGACCCGCAAGATCGACGTCGACGCCCGCGGCGAGATCCTCGAGCTCAAGACCACGATCAACACGATGGTCGACCAGCTCTCGGCGTTCGCCGCGGAGGTCACCCGGGTGGCCCGCGAGGTCGGCAGCGAAGGCCGCCTGGGCGGGCAGGCCGAGGTCGAAGGCGTGTCGGGCACCTGGAAGCGGCTGACGGAGAACGTCAACGAGCTGGCCGGGAACCTCACCCGGCAGGTCCGCGCGATCGCCGAGGTCACCAGCGCGGTCGCCGAGGGCGACCTGACCCGCTCGATCACCGTCGACGCCTCCGGCGAGGTCGCCGAGCTGAAGGACAACATCAACTCGATGGTCGAGTCGCTGCGCGAGACGACGCGGGCGAACCAGGAGCAGGACTGGCTGAAGTCCAACCTGGCCACGATCACCGGGCTGATGCAGGGCCGCCGCGACCTCGCGGTGGTCGCGGCCGCGGTCATGGACGAGCTCGTCCCGCTGGTCAACGCCCAGTACGGGGCCTTCTACCTGGCCGACGACACCGCCGAGGTCCCCGAGCTGCGGCTGGTCGGCGCGTACGGCCACCCGGACGACGGAGACGGCCCGGCCGTGCGGTTCCGCGTGGGCCAGTCGCTGGTCGGGCAGGCCGCCCGCAGCCGCCGGGCGATCGCGGTCGACGACGTCCCGCCCGGCTACGCCACGATCTCCTCCGGTCTCGGGAGCACCGTGCCGGCCAGCCTCATCGTGCTGCCGATCGTCGTCGAGGACCAGGTGCTCGGCGTCATCGAGCTGGCGTCGGTGCACGGCTTCACGCCGGTGCACCGCGCGTTCCTCGAGCTGCTGATGGAGCAGATCGGCGTCAACGTCAACAGCATCGTCGCCAACGCCCGCACCGACGAGCTGCTGGGCGAGTCGCAGCGGCTGACCGCGGAGCTGCAGGCCCGCTCGGAGGAACTGCAGGCGCGGCAGGAAGAACTCCAGTCCTCCAACGCCGAGCTGGAGGAGAAGGCGGCGCTGCTGGTCACGCAGAACCGCGACATCGAGACGAAGAACCTCGAGATCGAGCAGGCCCGCCAGGAGCTGGAGGCCCGCGCCCAGCAGCTGACGCTGGCGTCGAAGTACAAGTCGGAGTTCCTGGCCAACATGAGCCACGAGCTGCGCACCCCGCTCAACAGCCTGCTGATCCTCGCCCAGCTGCTCGCGCAGAACCCGACCCGCAACCTCACCGCCAAGCAGGTCGAGTACGCGGGCATCATCCACTCCGCGGGCTCGGACCTGCTGCAGCTGATCAACGACATCCTCGACCTGTCCAAGGTCGAGGCCGGGAAGATGGACGTCACCCCGGAGCAGGTGTCGCTGCGCGGCCTGCTCGACTACGTCGAGGCGACGTTCCGGCCGATGACGTCCCAGCGCAACCTGGACTTCCGGATCACCGTCGCGCCCGGCTCGCCGCCCGAGCTGCTCACCGACGACTCGCGGCTGCGGCAGGTGCTGCGCAACCTGCTGTCCAACGCGGTCAAGTTCACCGAGGTCGGCGGGATCGAGCTGCACATCGAGCCGGTGGACCCGGAGCGGCTGCCCCGGCCGCTGCGCGTGCACGGGCCCGCCGTCGCCTTCCGGGTCACCGACACCGGCATCGGCATCGCCGAGCACCAGCTCGAATCGATCTTCGGCGCGTTCCAGCAGGCCGACGGCACGACCAGCCGCAAGTACGGCGGCACCGGGCTCGGCCTGTCGATCAGCCGCGAGATCGCCCAGCTGCTCGGTGGCGTCATCACCGCCGAAAGCACCCTCGGCGAGGGCAGCACCTTCACCTTCGCGCTGCCGGTCGCCCGCCCGGACTTCGCGCCGGGTTCGGCGAGCGAGCCGCCCAGCACGGCCGTCGTGGTGACGGACTCCGGTGCCGCCGTCCCGGCCTCGGGGCCGCGGGCGCACCGGCGGCTGCTGGTCGTCGAGGAACGCCAGCACGGCCTGCTGACGCTCGTCGCCGAGAGCGCGGCCGCCGACCTGGCCGACAGCCGGGACATCGGCCTCTCGCCCGCCGACGTCGAAGTCGTGACGGCGGTGGGCACGCAGGAGGCGGCCGCGGCGCTGGCCACCGACGCCTACCACTGCGTGGTGCTCGACCTGGACCTGCCGGACCGGACCGCGTTCAGCTTCCTCGACGCGATGCAGGGCGACAGCGCGCTGCGGCTGGTGCCGGTGCTCGCGCACAACAGCCGCCGGCTCGACGGCGAGCTCGAACAGCTGGTGCAGTCCCGCGCGGACGTGCCGTCGCTGGAGGTGCTGTCCGGGCTGGACGAACTGCGCGAGCGGATCGCGCTGCACCTGTCGGCGGAGGAGCCCGGCGCGGTGCTGCCGCTGGTCCGCCCGGACGAGCCGGCCGCGCCGGTGCGCGCGGCCGACGTCGACACCACGCTGGCCGGGCGGACGGTGCTGATCGTCGACGACGACCCGCGCAACGTCTACGCGCTGACCGGGATCCTGGAGCTGCACGGCATGCAGGTGCTGCACGCCGAGGACGGCCGCAAGGGCGTCGAGACGGTCGCCTCGCACCCCGGCATCGACCTGATCCTGATGGACGTGATGATGCCGGAGATGGACGGCTACACCGCGACCGCCAAGATCCGCGCGATGCCGGAGCACGCGGGCATCCCGATCGTCGCGGTGACGGCCAAGGCGATGCCGGGTGACCGGGAGAAGAGCCTCGCCTCGGGCGCCACCGACTACGTGACCAAACCGGTCGACGCCGACGACCTCATCACCCGCATCAAGCGGCACGTGACCGCGTGA
- a CDS encoding class I SAM-dependent methyltransferase, translated as MRPPPVKGTNVTQESITVGAVFERLLGPRAEVSITAYDGSRSGPADAPVAIEVRSPLALDYLMSSPGDLGLARAYVAGALDVKGDLYTALRALAAQVDQLTPADRLWLLRKLGPRHLRVVKPPAEEHPSRFRRGLTALRHSKERDSEAIASHYDVSNRFYELVLGPSMAYTCAVFPHEDATLEEAQAHKFDLVCKKLGLQPGMKLLDVGCGWGGMVAHAVRHYGVEAIGVTLSREQAQWAQKNIVALGIADRAEIRHQDYRDVTETGFDAISSIGLTEHIGARNVPGYFRFLAGKLKAHGRLLNHCITNPDTSVAHRSRGFIDRYVFPDGELEAPGELMTAMHDAGLEVRHAENFREHYAKTLAGWCANLDEHWDEAVAEAGAGRSRVWALYLAACRLAFERREIELHHILGVRTDSEGGMGMPLRPDWGV; from the coding sequence ATGCGTCCGCCGCCGGTGAAAGGAACGAACGTGACCCAGGAAAGCATCACCGTCGGCGCCGTCTTCGAGCGGCTGCTCGGACCCCGCGCCGAGGTGTCGATCACCGCCTACGACGGCAGCCGCAGCGGCCCGGCCGACGCCCCGGTGGCCATCGAGGTGCGCTCGCCGCTGGCGCTGGACTACCTGATGTCCTCCCCCGGCGACCTCGGCCTCGCCCGCGCGTACGTCGCCGGCGCGCTCGACGTCAAGGGCGACCTCTACACGGCGCTGCGCGCGCTGGCCGCGCAGGTCGACCAGCTCACCCCGGCCGACCGGCTGTGGCTGCTGCGCAAGCTCGGCCCGCGCCACCTGCGGGTGGTCAAGCCACCGGCCGAGGAGCACCCGAGCCGGTTCCGGCGGGGGCTGACCGCGCTGCGGCACTCGAAGGAGCGCGACAGCGAGGCCATCGCCAGCCACTACGACGTGTCCAACCGGTTCTACGAGCTGGTCCTCGGCCCGTCGATGGCCTACACGTGCGCGGTCTTCCCGCACGAGGACGCCACCCTGGAGGAGGCGCAGGCGCACAAGTTCGACCTGGTCTGCAAGAAGCTCGGCCTCCAGCCCGGGATGAAGCTGCTCGACGTCGGCTGCGGCTGGGGCGGGATGGTCGCGCACGCCGTCCGGCACTACGGCGTCGAGGCCATCGGCGTCACCCTTTCACGTGAACAGGCCCAGTGGGCGCAGAAGAACATCGTCGCGCTCGGCATCGCCGACCGCGCCGAGATCCGCCACCAGGACTACCGGGACGTCACCGAGACCGGTTTCGACGCGATCTCCTCGATCGGCCTGACCGAGCACATCGGCGCCCGCAACGTCCCCGGCTACTTCCGCTTCCTGGCCGGCAAGCTCAAGGCGCACGGGCGGCTGCTCAACCACTGCATCACCAACCCGGACACCAGCGTCGCGCACCGCTCGCGCGGGTTCATCGACCGCTACGTCTTCCCGGACGGCGAGCTCGAGGCACCCGGCGAGCTGATGACGGCCATGCACGACGCCGGGCTGGAGGTGCGCCACGCGGAGAACTTCCGCGAGCACTACGCGAAGACGCTGGCCGGGTGGTGCGCCAACCTCGACGAGCACTGGGACGAGGCCGTCGCCGAGGCCGGCGCCGGGCGCAGCCGGGTGTGGGCGCTCTACCTCGCGGCCTGCCGGCTGGCCTTCGAACGGCGCGAGATCGAACTGCACCACATCCTGGGCGTGCGGACCGACAGCGAGGGCGGAATGGGCATGCCGCTGCGACCCGATTGGGGAGTTTGA
- a CDS encoding DUF6292 family protein, with product MTASIELPTGYQHPAVPALLEYLRDVTAELGIGLESCTLDHDSPVSAYVALDTRLPHYPDRDVALLWDEERGWAAAIETHSGEDLIVLRYLGDEVVPSPLRVARFVTALHEDDHTVGRPDPARLRPAGDAGALAALLRRPAAAR from the coding sequence GTGACCGCATCGATCGAACTCCCGACCGGTTACCAGCACCCCGCCGTCCCCGCGCTGCTCGAGTACCTCCGCGACGTCACCGCCGAGCTCGGCATCGGCCTCGAGTCGTGCACCCTCGACCACGACAGCCCGGTGTCGGCCTACGTCGCACTCGACACCCGGCTGCCGCACTACCCCGACCGCGACGTGGCCCTGCTGTGGGACGAGGAACGCGGCTGGGCGGCGGCGATCGAGACGCACTCGGGCGAGGACCTGATCGTCCTGCGCTACCTGGGCGACGAGGTCGTCCCGTCGCCGCTCCGGGTGGCACGGTTCGTCACCGCGCTGCACGAGGACGACCACACCGTGGGACGGCCCGACCCGGCGCGGCTGCGGCCCGCGGGTGACGCCGGCGCGCTCGCCGCGCTGCTGCGCCGTCCGGCCGCGGCCCGATGA